One genomic segment of Scylla paramamosain isolate STU-SP2022 chromosome 9, ASM3559412v1, whole genome shotgun sequence includes these proteins:
- the LOC135103449 gene encoding zinc finger X-chromosomal protein-like, which yields MVVEACADEGDAGHPSRELICHICSKRFRGRNSKSNLERHMQIHTGLKPFRCPLCSHRANRKGNLKSHIEAKHGPEAIPANL from the coding sequence atggtggtggaggcCTGTGCGGACGAGGGGGATGCCGGACATCCCAGCAGGGAGCTGATCTGCCACATCTGCTCCAAGAGATTCCGTGGGCGTAACAGCAAGTCCAACCTCGAGCGACACATGCAGATCCACACAGGATTGAAGCCTTTCCGCTGCCCGCTGTGCTCCCACCGCGCCAACAGGAAGGGCAACCTTAAGTCCCACATCGAAGCCAAGCACGGCCCCGAGGCCATCCCCGCCAACCTTTGA